A section of the Acanthochromis polyacanthus isolate Apoly-LR-REF ecotype Palm Island chromosome 13, KAUST_Apoly_ChrSc, whole genome shotgun sequence genome encodes:
- the LOC110961534 gene encoding phosphatidylinositol transfer protein beta isoform-like yields MLIKEFRIVLPISVEEYQVGQLYAVAEASKNETGGGEGVEVLQNEPYEKPGEKGQYTHKIYHLHSKVPGIVRMIAPKGSLELHEKAWNAYPYCRTILTNEYMKDKFEIKIETWHKPDMGDQNNVHGVEKSVWDKVEIVDIDIADRSCINAKDYNPEQDPAIFKSVKTGRGPLGPDWKKELANNPSCPHMCAYKLVTIEFQQWGLQNKIESFIQGVEKRIFTHFHRQLFCWIDKWIHLSMDDIRQMEDETQKELNEMRKNEEVRGMSTE; encoded by the exons TACCAAGTGGGCCAGCTTTATGCAGTAGCAGAAGCCAGTAAGAATGAGACGGGTGGAGGAGAAGGTGTAGAGGTGCTGCAGAACGAGCCCTATGAGAAGCCGGGAGAGAAGGGACAGTACACTCATAAAATATACCACCTGCACAG TAAGGTGCCAGGTATCGTCCGCATGATCGCGCCAAAAGGTTCTCTGGAACTTCATGAGAAGGCCTGGAATGCATATCCTTACTGTCGAACCA TCCTTACA AACGAGTACATGAAAGACAAGTTCGAGATTAAGATCGAGACGTGGCACAAACCTGATATGGGAGATCAGAACAAT GTGCATGGAGTAGAAAAAAGTGTATGGGATAAAGTTGAAATTGTCGACATTGACATTGCTGACAGAAGCTGCATAAATGCAAAG GACTACAACCCAGAGCAGGATCCAGCCATCTTCAAATCAGTGAAGACCGGTAGAGGGCCTCTGGGACCAGACTGGAAG AAAGAGCTCGCCAACAATCCCAGCTGTCCTCACATGTGTGCCTATAAGCTAGTCACTATTGAGTTCCAGCAGTGGGGACTACAGAACAAGATTGAATCCTTCATTCAAGGG GTGGAGAAACGTATTTTCACCCATTTCCACAGACAGCTGTTTTGCTGGATAGACAAATGGATTCATCTGTCAATGGATGACATCCGACAAATGGAGGATGAGACACAGAAGGAGCTGAATGAG ATGAGGAAGAACGAGGAAGTCCGAGGCATGTCTACTGAATAG